The Rattus rattus isolate New Zealand chromosome X, Rrattus_CSIRO_v1, whole genome shotgun sequence genome has a window encoding:
- the LOC116888882 gene encoding vitamin K epoxide reductase complex subunit 1-like protein 1, protein MAAPVLLRVSVPRWERVARWGRGFGLLGSIFGKDGVLNQPNSVFGLIFYILQLFLGMTASAVAALVLMTFSIVSVMGSLYLAYILYFVLKEFCIICVTTYVLNFLLLIINYKRLVYLNEAWKRQLQPKED, encoded by the coding sequence ATGGCGGCGCCCGTCCTGCTGAGAGTGTCGGTGCCGCGGTGGGAACGGGTGGCCCGATGGGGTCGAGGATTTGGTCTTTTGGGTTCCATTTTTGGAAAAGATGGTGTATTAAACCAGCCAAACAGTGTCTTTggacttatattttatatactacaGTTATTCCTTGGCATGACAGCCAGCGCAGTTGCAGCTCTGGTCCTCATGACCTTCTCCATCGTGTCCGTGATGGGGTCTTTGTACCTGGCCTACATTCTGTACTTTGTGCTGAAGGAGTTTTGCATCATCTGCGTCACCACATATGTGCTGAACTTCCTTCTCCTCATCATCAACTACAAACGACTGGTTTACTTGAATGAGGCCTGGAAGCGACAGCTGCAGCCTAAGGAAGACTGA